The Cellulomonas fulva genome includes a window with the following:
- a CDS encoding phosphatase PAP2 family protein has product MVTTTTSSTSLVTPRGRAGVVVACLLVCVGCMVGVWALWRVFVDTEDGQLVEAAVLDGARYGRTDLWRVAEKVLDVVSVGAIAIVLLVAIVIAVVRRRWELAVQVAIVAGGANITTQLVKYALLPRPDHGITLGSQDNSLPSGHTTAAMSIAVVLLLVVPARARPPVAVIGAGYTAATGIATLVGRWHRPSDVLAAVLVVLAWTAATCAVTALWPARAREDRFEGPPPARVSRNAVLAGLITLGVGAGVVALVALRQTYDALPVVEGREALLVAYGGGVAATVWASSWAFAVILALRAGASLRLRSA; this is encoded by the coding sequence GTGGTGACCACGACGACGAGCTCGACGAGCCTGGTGACGCCGCGCGGCCGCGCGGGCGTGGTCGTGGCGTGCCTGCTCGTGTGCGTCGGCTGCATGGTCGGCGTGTGGGCGCTGTGGCGCGTGTTCGTCGACACCGAGGACGGCCAGCTCGTCGAGGCCGCCGTGCTCGACGGGGCGCGGTACGGGCGCACGGACCTGTGGCGCGTCGCGGAGAAGGTGCTCGACGTCGTGTCGGTCGGCGCGATCGCGATCGTGCTGCTGGTCGCCATCGTCATCGCGGTCGTGCGGCGGCGGTGGGAGCTCGCGGTGCAGGTCGCGATCGTGGCGGGCGGCGCCAACATCACCACGCAGCTCGTGAAGTACGCGCTGCTGCCGCGGCCGGACCACGGGATCACGCTCGGGTCTCAGGACAACTCCCTGCCCAGCGGGCACACCACGGCGGCGATGTCGATCGCGGTGGTGCTGCTGCTCGTCGTGCCGGCCCGGGCGCGTCCCCCGGTCGCCGTGATCGGCGCGGGCTACACCGCGGCGACGGGGATCGCGACGCTCGTCGGGCGCTGGCACCGGCCCTCGGACGTCCTGGCCGCCGTGCTCGTCGTGCTCGCGTGGACCGCCGCCACGTGCGCGGTCACGGCGCTGTGGCCGGCGCGGGCGCGCGAGGACCGGTTCGAGGGCCCGCCGCCGGCCCGCGTCAGCCGCAACGCGGTGCTCGCCGGGCTCATCACGCTGGGCGTCGGTGCGGGGGTCGTGGCGCTGGTCGCGCTGCGGCAGACGTACGACGCGCTGCCGGTCGTCGAGGGTCGCGAGGCGCTGCTCGTCGCCTATGGCGGGGGCGTCGCGGCGACCGTCTGGGCGTCGTCGTGGGCCTTCGCGGTCATCCTCGCGCTCCGGGCCGGGGCGTCGCTCCGATTGCGGAGCGCTTGA
- a CDS encoding CIA30 family protein: MTRTTPRWRSRIPAVVAATSLALAGLGTAAQAAPDDETVAVVDTAATDDTLSLFRYLRDQESGGVLFGQQHATDEAISSSVTGPDGLPLKSDAYDVTGDLPGIFGFDTLALKGDEKPGSHDNTDEENALALAEQFVRADTLGAVVTLSAHMPNFVTGNDFYDTSGRVVSHILPGGDKNADYRDYLDLVALAATSAERTDGSLVPVVFRPFHENTGSWFWWGAAHATTGEYKEIFRYTVEYLRDVKGVHNLLYAFSPNGSFDGDAARYLETYPGDQWVDVLGYDMYENSNAADDSSAYVASVVTDLEMVVDEARERGKIPAFTEFGRNGDRTIKPSGNKSLHYYTELLQGLRASEKAGSVAWMLTWANFGSGQIYVPYAGHEMAADFQALYDDEGSVFASQTGDPYASPATPGAQEPFLRIVSPADGTRLTTPTTTVRAKVTAAPGVDTVTFTATGFDPVTLTQDADGYWSGTWEIGEDALTNRTVAASVSATGGGQELSADVSLILGSAPELPVGTVDDFEGYGDDVALRAAYTVTNATSSALTLAEHGDGHAARLSYDFPASRTGYLGFGKSYAPTQNWSGFGQLDLWVDPDASGHKLVVQVQAGGVTFEAYPSLAGDDPYLAEIPWDEFAPAPWDTANAGATLTWERLAKVSQFFVYLNDAGGSAPLTGSVVVDDIAASGEGEYVDPEPSAEPILVDDFESYADEAAFDAAWGNRGKSDLVTLSDDAGQGEQALSFTYDNANGGWQDVARWLGGQDWSGRDALSLQVKGDGSSNQLAIQIGNGTGGYWLAQVPLTDATWHAVEIPFSSFTPSWPADLTDPLGDAQLGVVNELVLASSSQSGAGTFGVDDVRVVGGDVAPEVPDGTPEVLDTFESYATTTDLRAAWNNIAEQDWGDGWQLALAPGEGSGGSQAGEFTYDFSSTTYLQESRWLGGHSWAGLDGVSAWVDPNGSGQSVTFRVRTPSADGTGEDWYWELPVALTGPARTVHLPFDEAVATWPSGIDPSVRPTRAQLAKVNEFIIMATQADATATTGSFLLDDLEVGDFPDEPEQVAPSVTTDPADASGALGSTVTLTAAAAGTPEPSVQWQRAAAGSSSWTDVPDGTAGSLDVVLTADEDGARYRAVFTNAAGSVTSATATVTVRSTAPVVTHQPGSAAGRVGAKVTLTAEATGYPAPRVRWQLRVGSWWIDVPHATGTTLRTVVLPAPVTYRAVFTNAAGTVTTHTATVSPTPSWWPWPR, encoded by the coding sequence ATGACTCGCACCACACCCCGCTGGCGATCACGCATCCCTGCCGTGGTCGCCGCCACCTCGCTCGCGCTGGCGGGTCTCGGCACGGCCGCGCAGGCGGCGCCCGACGACGAGACCGTGGCGGTCGTCGACACCGCCGCGACCGACGACACGCTCTCGCTGTTCCGCTACCTGCGGGACCAGGAGTCCGGCGGCGTCCTGTTCGGTCAGCAGCACGCGACGGACGAGGCGATCTCGTCGTCGGTCACGGGACCGGACGGCCTGCCGCTGAAGTCGGACGCGTACGACGTGACCGGCGACCTGCCGGGGATCTTCGGGTTCGACACGCTCGCGCTCAAGGGCGACGAGAAGCCGGGCTCCCACGACAACACCGACGAGGAGAACGCGCTCGCGCTCGCCGAGCAGTTCGTCCGCGCGGACACCCTCGGCGCAGTCGTGACGCTCTCCGCGCACATGCCCAACTTCGTGACCGGCAACGACTTCTACGACACGAGCGGCCGCGTCGTCAGCCACATCCTGCCGGGCGGCGACAAGAACGCCGACTACCGCGACTACCTCGACCTCGTCGCGCTGGCCGCGACGAGCGCGGAGCGCACCGACGGCTCGCTGGTCCCGGTCGTGTTCCGGCCGTTCCACGAGAACACGGGATCGTGGTTCTGGTGGGGCGCCGCGCACGCGACCACCGGGGAGTACAAGGAGATCTTCCGGTACACGGTCGAGTACCTGCGCGACGTCAAGGGCGTGCACAACCTGCTGTACGCGTTCTCGCCCAACGGCTCGTTCGACGGCGACGCGGCGCGCTACCTCGAGACCTACCCGGGCGACCAGTGGGTCGACGTCCTGGGCTACGACATGTACGAGAACTCGAACGCGGCAGACGACTCCTCCGCGTACGTCGCGTCGGTGGTGACCGACCTCGAGATGGTGGTCGACGAGGCGCGCGAGCGCGGCAAGATCCCCGCGTTCACCGAGTTCGGCCGCAACGGCGACCGCACCATCAAGCCGTCGGGCAACAAGTCGCTGCACTACTACACCGAGCTGCTCCAGGGGCTGCGGGCCAGCGAGAAGGCCGGCAGCGTCGCGTGGATGCTCACGTGGGCGAACTTCGGCTCCGGCCAGATCTACGTGCCCTACGCCGGTCACGAGATGGCGGCTGACTTCCAGGCCCTGTACGACGACGAGGGCTCCGTCTTCGCGAGCCAGACGGGCGACCCGTACGCGTCGCCGGCCACGCCCGGTGCCCAGGAGCCCTTCCTGCGGATCGTCTCCCCGGCGGACGGCACCCGTCTCACCACGCCGACGACGACCGTGCGGGCGAAGGTCACCGCGGCGCCCGGCGTCGACACCGTGACGTTCACGGCCACGGGCTTCGACCCGGTCACGCTGACGCAGGACGCCGACGGCTACTGGTCCGGCACGTGGGAGATCGGGGAGGACGCGCTCACCAACCGCACGGTGGCGGCGAGCGTGTCCGCGACGGGCGGCGGCCAGGAGCTGTCCGCGGACGTGTCGCTCATCCTCGGCTCGGCCCCCGAGCTGCCGGTCGGCACGGTCGACGACTTCGAGGGCTACGGCGACGACGTCGCGCTGCGCGCGGCCTACACGGTCACCAACGCCACCTCGTCGGCCCTGACGCTCGCCGAGCACGGCGACGGCCACGCGGCCCGGCTGTCCTACGACTTCCCCGCGTCCCGCACGGGCTACCTCGGGTTCGGCAAGTCGTACGCGCCGACGCAGAACTGGTCCGGCTTCGGTCAGCTCGACCTGTGGGTGGACCCCGACGCGTCGGGCCACAAGCTCGTCGTGCAGGTCCAGGCGGGCGGCGTGACGTTCGAGGCGTACCCGTCCCTCGCGGGCGACGACCCGTACCTCGCCGAGATCCCCTGGGACGAGTTCGCGCCCGCCCCCTGGGACACGGCCAACGCCGGCGCCACGCTCACCTGGGAGCGGCTGGCCAAGGTCAGCCAGTTCTTCGTCTACCTGAACGACGCGGGCGGCTCGGCACCGCTGACCGGCTCGGTCGTGGTGGACGACATCGCGGCGTCGGGCGAGGGCGAGTACGTCGACCCTGAGCCGTCGGCCGAGCCGATCCTGGTCGACGACTTCGAGTCCTACGCCGACGAGGCCGCGTTCGACGCCGCGTGGGGCAACCGGGGCAAGTCCGACCTCGTCACCCTGTCCGACGACGCCGGCCAGGGCGAGCAGGCGCTGTCGTTCACGTACGACAACGCGAACGGCGGCTGGCAGGACGTCGCGCGCTGGCTCGGCGGGCAGGACTGGTCCGGCCGGGACGCGCTGTCGCTGCAGGTGAAGGGCGACGGCTCGAGCAACCAGCTCGCGATCCAGATCGGGAACGGGACCGGCGGCTACTGGCTCGCGCAGGTCCCGCTGACCGACGCGACGTGGCACGCGGTCGAGATCCCGTTCTCGTCGTTCACCCCGTCGTGGCCGGCCGACCTGACCGACCCGCTGGGCGACGCACAGCTCGGCGTCGTCAACGAGCTCGTGCTCGCGTCGAGCTCGCAGTCCGGCGCCGGGACGTTCGGCGTCGACGACGTGCGCGTGGTCGGCGGCGACGTCGCACCCGAGGTGCCGGACGGCACGCCCGAGGTGCTCGACACGTTCGAGTCCTACGCCACCACCACGGACCTGCGTGCCGCGTGGAACAACATCGCCGAGCAGGACTGGGGCGACGGCTGGCAGCTCGCGCTCGCGCCCGGCGAGGGCTCCGGCGGCTCGCAGGCCGGCGAGTTCACGTACGACTTCTCGTCGACGACGTACCTGCAGGAGTCGCGCTGGCTCGGCGGGCACTCGTGGGCGGGGCTCGACGGGGTCTCGGCGTGGGTCGACCCGAACGGCTCGGGGCAGTCCGTCACGTTCCGCGTGCGCACGCCCTCCGCCGACGGCACGGGCGAGGACTGGTACTGGGAGCTCCCCGTCGCGCTGACCGGCCCGGCCCGGACCGTGCACCTGCCGTTCGACGAGGCCGTGGCGACCTGGCCCAGCGGGATCGACCCCTCGGTCCGGCCGACCCGCGCCCAGCTCGCCAAGGTCAACGAGTTCATCATCATGGCGACGCAGGCCGACGCGACCGCCACCACCGGCTCGTTCCTCCTCGACGACCTCGAGGTCGGGGACTTCCCGGACGAGCCCGAGCAGGTCGCGCCGTCGGTGACGACGGACCCGGCCGACGCCTCCGGCGCCCTGGGCAGCACCGTGACGCTCACGGCCGCGGCGGCCGGCACGCCCGAGCCGTCGGTCCAGTGGCAGCGGGCCGCGGCGGGCTCGTCGTCCTGGACCGACGTCCCGGACGGCACCGCGGGCTCGCTCGACGTGGTGCTCACGGCCGACGAGGACGGCGCCCGCTACCGCGCGGTGTTCACCAACGCGGCCGGCTCGGTCACGTCGGCGACCGCGACCGTGACGGTCCGGAGCACGGCACCCGTCGTGACGCACCAGCCGGGCTCCGCGGCGGGCAGGGTCGGCGCGAAGGTCACGCTGACGGCGGAGGCCACGGGCTACCCGGCCCCGCGCGTGCGCTGGCAGCTGCGGGTGGGCTCCTGGTGGATCGACGTGCCGCACGCCACGGGCACCACGCTGCGCACCGTGGTGCTGCCGGCGCCGGTCACGTACCGGGCCGTCTTCACCAACGCGGCGGGCACGGTCACGACGCACACCGCCACGGTGTCGCCGACGCCGTCCTGGTGGCCCTGGCCGCGCTGA
- the topA gene encoding type I DNA topoisomerase codes for MSAGRKLVIVESPAKARTIAGYLGDDFDVEASVGHIRDLPQPSELPADMKKGPFGKFAVDVDNGFTPYYVVDSDKKKKVAELKKLLKESDELYLATDEDREGEAIAWHLLSELKPKVPVKRMVFHEITREAITRALENTRELDDRLVDAQETRRILDRLYGYEVSPVLWRKVRQGLSAGRVQSVATRLVVERERERMAFVAADYWDVTGTFAVADDDEPAFSARLSALDGSRVATGRDFTDRGELRSDAVHLDEAAATSLVTALEGASFQVRSLETKPYTRRPAAPFTTSTLQQEASRKLRMSSRQAMRTAQSLYENGYITYMRTDSPVLSTQAISAARRQAAELYGAEYVPDSPRVYTSKAKGAQEAHEAIRPAGDHFRTPAQVARELSGDQFKLYELIWKRTVASQMADARGQTASVRLGAVAADGRDAVFSASGTVITFRGFLAAYEEGRDVSRYDEEGAPAADEKDARLPKMAEGDPLTGRDLAADGHRTSPPPRFTEASLVKALEERGIGRPSTYAATISVIQDRGYVSNRGQALVPSWLAFAVTRLLEENFDWLVDYDFTAEMEQDLDAIAAGDKDRVAWLSRFYFGDGTGRTEGQGLHDLVANLGEIDAREVNSIPIGDGITLRVGRYGPYLEDPAVLGEDGNPRRASVPEELAPDELTAVRARELLDSEPEGDQVLGTDPTTGTTIVAKNGRYGPYVTELLPEPELDPSLSAAARKKALSAAPKPRTASLFKTMSLDSITIDDALRLLSLPRVVGVDPESGTQITAQNGRYGPYLKKGTDSRTLASEEALFTTTLEEALAIYAQPKRGRGATAAPPLRELGDDPTSGKPIVVKDGRFGLYVTDGVTNRTLPRDVTAESITPEQAIQLLADKRASAPAKKKAPARRTTTRKKASSSS; via the coding sequence ATGTCGGCAGGGCGCAAGCTCGTCATCGTCGAGTCGCCGGCCAAGGCCCGCACCATCGCGGGGTACCTGGGCGACGACTTCGACGTCGAGGCGAGCGTCGGGCACATCCGTGACCTGCCGCAGCCCTCCGAGCTGCCGGCGGACATGAAGAAGGGCCCGTTCGGCAAGTTCGCGGTCGACGTCGACAACGGGTTCACGCCGTACTACGTGGTCGACTCCGACAAGAAGAAGAAGGTCGCCGAGCTCAAGAAGCTCCTCAAGGAGTCCGACGAGCTCTACCTCGCCACCGACGAGGACCGCGAGGGCGAGGCCATCGCGTGGCACCTGCTCTCCGAGCTCAAGCCCAAGGTGCCCGTCAAGCGCATGGTCTTCCACGAGATCACGCGCGAGGCGATCACCCGCGCCCTGGAGAACACCCGCGAGCTCGACGACCGGCTGGTCGACGCGCAGGAGACCCGGCGCATCCTCGACCGGCTCTACGGGTACGAGGTCAGCCCCGTGCTGTGGCGCAAGGTCCGCCAGGGCCTGTCCGCGGGCCGCGTGCAGTCGGTCGCGACCCGGCTCGTCGTGGAGCGCGAGCGCGAGCGCATGGCGTTCGTCGCGGCGGACTACTGGGACGTCACCGGCACGTTCGCGGTGGCCGACGACGACGAGCCCGCGTTCTCCGCGCGCCTGTCCGCGCTGGACGGCAGCCGGGTCGCCACGGGCCGTGACTTCACCGACCGGGGCGAGCTCCGCTCGGACGCGGTGCACCTGGACGAGGCCGCGGCGACGTCCCTCGTGACCGCGCTCGAGGGCGCGTCGTTCCAGGTCCGCAGCCTCGAGACCAAGCCGTACACGCGCCGCCCCGCGGCGCCGTTCACCACCTCGACGCTGCAGCAGGAGGCGTCCCGCAAGCTGCGGATGTCCTCGCGCCAGGCCATGCGCACCGCGCAGAGCCTGTACGAGAACGGCTACATCACCTACATGCGGACGGACTCGCCCGTGCTGTCGACGCAGGCGATCAGCGCCGCGCGGCGCCAGGCGGCCGAGCTGTACGGCGCGGAGTACGTGCCCGACTCGCCGCGCGTCTACACGTCGAAGGCGAAGGGTGCCCAGGAGGCGCACGAGGCGATCCGGCCCGCGGGTGACCACTTCCGCACGCCCGCCCAGGTGGCCCGCGAGCTCTCCGGCGACCAGTTCAAGCTGTACGAGCTGATCTGGAAGCGCACGGTCGCCTCCCAGATGGCCGACGCGCGCGGCCAGACGGCCTCGGTGCGGCTCGGTGCCGTGGCCGCGGACGGCCGGGACGCGGTCTTCTCCGCGTCCGGCACGGTCATCACGTTCCGCGGCTTCCTCGCGGCGTACGAGGAGGGCCGTGACGTCTCGCGGTACGACGAGGAGGGCGCACCGGCCGCCGACGAGAAGGACGCCCGCCTGCCGAAGATGGCCGAGGGCGACCCGCTGACCGGGCGCGACCTCGCCGCCGACGGGCACCGCACGTCCCCGCCGCCGCGGTTCACGGAGGCCTCGCTGGTCAAGGCGCTCGAGGAGCGCGGCATCGGCCGCCCGTCGACGTACGCCGCGACCATCTCGGTGATCCAGGACCGTGGCTACGTGAGCAACCGGGGCCAGGCCCTGGTGCCCTCGTGGCTCGCGTTCGCGGTGACCCGGCTGCTCGAGGAGAACTTCGACTGGCTGGTCGACTACGACTTCACGGCGGAGATGGAGCAGGACCTCGACGCGATCGCGGCGGGGGACAAGGACCGCGTCGCGTGGCTGAGCCGGTTCTACTTCGGCGACGGAACGGGCCGCACCGAGGGCCAGGGCCTGCACGACCTCGTCGCGAACCTGGGCGAGATCGACGCGCGCGAGGTGAACTCGATCCCGATCGGCGACGGCATCACGCTGCGCGTCGGGCGGTACGGGCCGTACCTCGAGGACCCCGCGGTGCTGGGCGAGGACGGCAACCCGCGCCGCGCGTCGGTGCCCGAGGAGCTGGCCCCCGACGAGCTCACGGCCGTGCGGGCCCGCGAGCTGCTCGACAGCGAGCCCGAGGGCGACCAGGTGCTGGGCACCGACCCGACCACCGGCACGACGATCGTCGCGAAGAACGGCCGCTACGGCCCGTACGTGACCGAGCTCCTGCCCGAGCCGGAGCTCGACCCGTCGCTCTCGGCCGCCGCGCGGAAGAAGGCGCTGTCCGCGGCCCCCAAGCCGCGCACGGCCTCGCTGTTCAAGACGATGTCGCTCGACTCGATCACGATCGACGACGCGCTGCGGCTGCTGTCGCTGCCCCGCGTCGTCGGCGTCGACCCGGAGTCCGGCACGCAGATCACCGCGCAGAACGGCCGGTACGGGCCGTACCTCAAGAAGGGCACCGACTCGCGGACGCTCGCCTCGGAGGAGGCGCTGTTCACGACGACGCTCGAGGAGGCGCTCGCGATCTACGCCCAGCCCAAGCGCGGCCGCGGCGCCACCGCCGCGCCGCCGCTGCGCGAGCTCGGCGACGACCCGACGTCGGGCAAGCCGATCGTGGTCAAGGACGGCCGGTTCGGTCTGTACGTGACCGACGGCGTGACCAACCGGACGCTGCCGCGCGACGTCACGGCGGAGTCGATCACGCCCGAGCAGGCGATCCAGCTCCTCGCGGACAAGCGGGCCTCGGCCCCGGCCAAGAAGAAGGCGCCGGCGCGGCGCACCACCACGCGCAAGAAGGCCTCGTCGTCCTCCTGA
- a CDS encoding ABC transporter ATP-binding protein has translation MSALAAESRAFAPAKDPVLQIKNLSVDYGYDEPTHVLRQVSLTLNRGEVLGLAGESGCGKSTLAYAATRLLPPPGLITGGQVVFTDRDGTQRDVLALDDAALRASRWQDMAIVFQGAMNSLNPVHRIGRQIADAILAHVPGMKKAEALEKAADLLDLVGINPDRLRDFPHQLSGGMRQRVMIAMALALDPQVLIMDEPTTALDVVMQRQIVEQIADLRERLGFSVIFITHDVSLLIEIADRIAIMYAGEIVEDASAQDVYRRPRHPYADGLLHSFPPLRGPRKELGGIPGSPPDMAHLPSGCPFRDRCAFAFDACAAIQPELSPSLVPGDDPRRSVACHLHTPELVARAGYEPRPLPDRLTVA, from the coding sequence GTGAGCGCGCTGGCCGCCGAGTCCCGGGCCTTCGCCCCCGCGAAGGACCCGGTGCTCCAGATCAAGAACCTGTCGGTGGACTACGGGTACGACGAGCCGACGCACGTGCTGCGGCAGGTGTCCCTGACGCTGAACCGCGGCGAGGTGCTGGGGCTCGCGGGCGAGTCCGGGTGCGGCAAGTCGACGCTCGCCTACGCGGCGACGCGGCTGCTGCCGCCGCCCGGGCTGATCACGGGCGGCCAGGTGGTGTTCACCGACCGGGACGGGACGCAGCGGGACGTCCTGGCGCTCGACGACGCCGCGCTGCGCGCGTCGCGGTGGCAGGACATGGCGATCGTGTTCCAGGGCGCCATGAACTCGCTCAACCCCGTGCACCGGATCGGCCGGCAGATCGCCGACGCGATCCTGGCCCACGTGCCCGGCATGAAGAAGGCCGAGGCGCTCGAGAAAGCCGCGGACCTGCTGGACCTCGTCGGGATCAACCCCGACCGGCTGCGGGACTTCCCGCACCAGCTCTCGGGCGGCATGCGGCAGCGCGTGATGATCGCGATGGCGCTGGCGCTCGACCCGCAGGTCCTCATCATGGACGAGCCGACGACCGCGCTCGACGTCGTGATGCAGCGCCAGATCGTCGAGCAGATCGCCGACCTGCGGGAGCGGCTCGGGTTCTCGGTCATCTTCATCACGCACGACGTGTCGCTGCTGATCGAGATCGCCGACCGCATCGCGATCATGTACGCCGGCGAGATCGTGGAGGACGCCTCGGCGCAGGACGTCTACCGCCGGCCGCGGCACCCGTACGCGGACGGGCTGCTCCACTCGTTCCCGCCGCTGCGCGGGCCGCGCAAGGAGCTGGGCGGGATCCCCGGCTCGCCGCCGGACATGGCCCACCTGCCGTCCGGCTGCCCGTTCCGGGACCGCTGCGCGTTCGCGTTCGACGCGTGCGCCGCGATCCAGCCCGAGCTGTCGCCCTCGCTGGTGCCGGGCGACGACCCGCGGCGCTCGGTCGCGTGCCACCTGCACACGCCCGAGCTCGTCGCGCGCGCGGGGTACGAGCCCCGCCCCCTGCCGGACCGGCTGACCGTGGCCTGA
- a CDS encoding Gfo/Idh/MocA family protein, with amino-acid sequence MARTLDPRTAPPIRWGILGAGRIAGSFADAVSQHTRAQLVAVGSRHRDRAERFATAHGVPTTHLGYEALVADPHVDAIYVATPHSEHLEHALLAIRAGKHVLVEKAFTRNAAEAEQVFAAAREAGVFVMEAMWTRFLPHVAALHQVLDAGEIGEIVNVSADHGQLMGFDPASRLYDPALAGGALLDLGVYPVSFAHDLLGAPDAVRAVGTLAPTGVDGQVSIVLSYGERTQATLSTTLWAKTPTTAQISGTEGFVEVAGSFYGPSSFRVTRLDGRVWTFEQPGTQGLQYEAAEVARQVADGAVESPRMTWQGTIEVLRTLDEVRRQVGVVYPGE; translated from the coding sequence ATGGCACGCACACTGGACCCGCGCACCGCACCGCCGATCCGCTGGGGCATCCTCGGCGCGGGCCGCATCGCCGGCTCGTTCGCCGACGCGGTCTCGCAGCACACCCGCGCGCAGCTGGTCGCCGTGGGCTCCCGCCACCGCGACCGTGCGGAACGGTTCGCCACCGCGCACGGCGTCCCGACGACGCACCTGGGCTACGAGGCGCTGGTGGCCGACCCGCACGTGGACGCGATCTACGTCGCGACCCCGCACTCGGAGCACCTCGAGCACGCGCTGCTCGCGATCCGGGCGGGCAAGCACGTCCTCGTCGAGAAGGCGTTCACGCGCAACGCGGCCGAGGCGGAGCAGGTGTTCGCCGCGGCGCGGGAGGCCGGCGTGTTCGTCATGGAGGCGATGTGGACGCGGTTCCTGCCGCACGTCGCCGCGCTGCACCAGGTGCTCGACGCCGGGGAGATCGGGGAGATCGTCAACGTCTCCGCCGACCACGGCCAGCTCATGGGCTTCGACCCGGCCTCGCGCCTGTACGACCCGGCGCTCGCCGGCGGCGCGCTGCTGGACCTGGGCGTCTACCCCGTGTCGTTCGCGCACGACCTGCTGGGCGCGCCCGACGCGGTGCGGGCCGTGGGCACGCTCGCGCCGACGGGCGTCGACGGGCAGGTCTCGATCGTCCTGTCCTACGGCGAGCGCACGCAGGCGACGCTGTCGACGACGCTGTGGGCCAAGACGCCGACGACCGCGCAGATCTCCGGCACCGAGGGGTTCGTCGAGGTCGCCGGCTCGTTCTACGGTCCCTCGTCGTTCCGTGTCACGCGGCTGGACGGGCGCGTGTGGACCTTCGAGCAGCCGGGGACCCAGGGGCTGCAGTACGAGGCCGCGGAGGTCGCCCGGCAGGTCGCGGACGGCGCGGTCGAGAGCCCGCGGATGACGTGGCAGGGGACCATCGAGGTCCTGCGGACGCTGGACGAGGTGCGGCGCCAGGTGGGCGTGGTCTACCCCGGCGAGTGA